A portion of the Luxibacter massiliensis genome contains these proteins:
- a CDS encoding ATP-binding protein, which produces MQNELALPAKQENWEQVHCFLNQYLDSKGCTEKVRTQLLIAAEEIYVNIAQYAYQDRGDMELAGIVSIEVNMQEDSGQAVITFKDNGIRYDPLKKDAPDITLSANQRQIGGLGIYIVRKMMDEVEYKYEDGYNILTIKKG; this is translated from the coding sequence ATGCAGAATGAATTGGCCTTACCGGCAAAACAGGAGAATTGGGAACAGGTACATTGCTTTCTCAACCAATATCTGGATTCCAAGGGATGCACAGAGAAAGTACGGACGCAGCTGCTGATTGCGGCGGAGGAAATATATGTGAATATTGCCCAGTATGCCTATCAGGATAGGGGGGATATGGAACTTGCAGGCATAGTTTCAATAGAAGTTAACATGCAGGAGGATTCAGGGCAGGCCGTGATTACCTTTAAGGATAATGGGATACGCTATGACCCTCTGAAAAAAGATGCCCCGGATATCACGCTCTCGGCAAACCAGCGGCAGATAGGCGGCCTGGGAATATATATAGTCCGTAAAATGATGGATGAGGTAGAGTACAAATATGAGGATGGATATAACATACTGACCATTAAAAAGGGATAA
- a CDS encoding NHLP family bacteriocin export ABC transporter peptidase/permease/ATPase subunit, translated as MADKIIFVKNKAYVKTPTVFQMEATECGAASLAMIFGCYGREIPLEQMRIETGVSRDGSKASNVVKAAKKLGLEAKGYRYSFRKLVEEARVPCIIHWNFNHFVVFEGKKGKYYYLNDPAGGRRKLTEQELDEGYTGITIQFKKKPGFKKERQKKTLMHFIRGRLQGQGASILSLLVIGLFLVVPGIMMPVFSEVFIDEILIGRTTAWFMKFLILMGMTITFQGFFTYLKSALLLKLQNKLALLSAHGFISHMLRLPMAFYEQRSVGDLSGRVENNNNVSVFLAGDLGETILNIFVSCFYLVLLLLYSPMLTMIGVAGAAVNILLMKFSASRLEDMSKKMQQDKGKMYGVFYTGVSITSTLKASGVENEYVGRIMGHYGKVATKGQEMSKTQEILNSIPEISKNTTNVLVLMTGGLLVIRGTLSVGQLVAYTSLLASFIIPINSLVGFIQKIQTMKTDMGRVEDIQRYKADIAKDPNAVRAKLDRKLCGNVDITDISFGYSILEAPLVEDFSFRLSAGKSIAFVGASGSGKSTVSKILSGLYRPWSGEVLFDGVPMDQIPPEVMGISVSTVSQQVMLFSGSIRDNLTMWNRHILESDIIQAAKDACIHDVIVRKPGAYDYVLSEGGTNLSGGQRQRLEIARALVTSPSILIMDEATSALDPLVEKEIVDNIKRRGCTCIIVAHRLSAIRDCDEILVMDNGKIVQRGTHEELAAQEGHYQRLIKNI; from the coding sequence ATGGCAGATAAAATTATTTTTGTGAAGAACAAAGCATATGTGAAAACTCCCACTGTTTTCCAAATGGAGGCGACAGAATGCGGTGCCGCATCCCTGGCTATGATATTTGGATGCTATGGGAGGGAAATTCCCCTTGAACAAATGCGTATTGAGACTGGAGTGTCGAGGGATGGAAGCAAGGCCAGCAATGTGGTCAAGGCGGCCAAGAAGCTGGGACTTGAAGCAAAAGGTTACAGATACAGTTTCAGGAAGCTTGTGGAGGAGGCGAGGGTTCCCTGCATTATACACTGGAACTTTAACCATTTTGTTGTATTTGAGGGAAAAAAGGGAAAGTACTATTATCTGAATGATCCAGCAGGGGGAAGGCGAAAACTCACAGAACAAGAGCTGGATGAAGGGTACACAGGAATTACGATTCAGTTCAAGAAGAAACCAGGATTTAAAAAAGAACGGCAGAAGAAGACGCTGATGCATTTCATACGCGGGCGTCTTCAGGGGCAGGGGGCCTCTATCCTGTCACTTCTTGTAATTGGCCTCTTTCTCGTTGTGCCGGGAATCATGATGCCGGTGTTTTCCGAGGTATTTATTGATGAAATCCTCATTGGAAGGACCACCGCCTGGTTTATGAAGTTTTTGATCCTTATGGGTATGACCATTACTTTTCAGGGGTTTTTTACGTATCTGAAAAGTGCGCTGCTTTTGAAACTTCAAAATAAACTGGCCCTCCTATCCGCCCATGGGTTTATCTCACATATGCTGAGGCTGCCAATGGCTTTTTATGAGCAGAGAAGCGTGGGAGATCTCTCAGGGAGGGTGGAGAACAATAATAATGTAAGTGTATTTCTGGCTGGCGATCTTGGAGAAACCATTCTAAATATTTTTGTATCCTGTTTTTACCTTGTTCTTTTGCTGCTGTACAGTCCCATGCTGACAATGATCGGTGTGGCAGGGGCGGCAGTCAACATCCTTCTAATGAAATTCTCGGCCTCAAGGCTGGAGGATATGTCTAAGAAGATGCAGCAGGACAAAGGAAAAATGTACGGAGTATTTTATACAGGCGTATCCATAACCAGTACATTGAAAGCCTCTGGAGTGGAAAATGAATATGTGGGGCGCATTATGGGACATTACGGGAAAGTTGCAACAAAAGGCCAGGAAATGTCTAAAACGCAGGAGATATTAAATTCTATACCAGAGATCTCAAAAAACACCACAAATGTCCTTGTCCTTATGACAGGCGGGCTTCTGGTTATCAGAGGAACGCTGTCTGTGGGCCAGCTTGTGGCATATACAAGCCTGCTCGCCTCATTTATTATCCCCATTAACAGCCTGGTAGGGTTTATTCAGAAGATACAGACAATGAAGACAGACATGGGACGGGTGGAAGATATACAGAGGTATAAAGCAGACATTGCCAAAGATCCCAATGCTGTCAGGGCCAAGCTGGACAGAAAACTATGTGGGAACGTGGATATAACGGATATATCTTTTGGCTATAGTATTCTGGAAGCGCCCCTTGTAGAAGATTTTTCTTTCCGGCTGTCCGCAGGGAAATCGATTGCCTTTGTAGGTGCATCAGGCAGCGGAAAGTCCACGGTTTCTAAAATATTGAGCGGTTTGTACCGCCCCTGGTCAGGGGAAGTGCTTTTTGACGGCGTGCCGATGGATCAGATACCGCCGGAGGTCATGGGCATCAGCGTGTCCACGGTCAGCCAGCAGGTGATGCTGTTCTCAGGAAGCATACGGGATAACCTTACTATGTGGAACAGGCATATTCTGGAAAGTGATATTATACAGGCGGCCAAGGATGCATGTATTCATGATGTGATTGTCAGGAAACCAGGCGCATATGACTACGTTCTCTCAGAAGGGGGGACAAACCTGTCAGGCGGGCAGAGGCAGAGGCTGGAAATCGCCAGGGCCTTGGTGACAAGCCCCTCTATATTGATTATGGATGAGGCCACCAGCGCATTGGATCCCCTTGTAGAGAAGGAAATTGTAGATAATATCAAACGGCGGGGCTGCACATGTATCATCGTGGCGCACAGGCTTTCCGCAATCCGGGATTGTGATGAGATCCTGGTAATGGACAACGGGAAGATTGTACAGCGGGGGACACATGAAGAGCTTGCAGCACAGGAAGGCCATTACCAGCGCCTGATTAAGAACATATAG
- a CDS encoding NHLP bacteriocin system secretion protein, which translates to MANALFRKKSLDRLSSPEQLDKMIVVNSPMTWLALIAGVLVIAVVALWGVIGRVPITEEGKGILLTESTLTSVYAKTQGVVTNTYVSSGDYVEEGDVLYEVGSTEVVQAIKQIQKRIEDVEAVTYDSENDVVTSDNQALIEIKGNKLALSLDTEASETALAALRAEYEQAQAETARLKAEMEAAADAYYNALASDNSSSVEYDYSAAAEEYQAAESAYQAAEAAYGAQPDNEELKAQTEEAGRIRDEKKAAYEEKKAAYENYVGSAGSTAADRTAKSNAYNTALSQYTTAKSKEESISSEIKTMEVQLSGEASAESVQKETLKSQFDSTKEATLDQLNTELKNYEQLKDGQEIKASVSGTVYSTFATNGSTVAIDMEMARISQQDMDSNGKLQAIYFMSLAEGKNVREGMKVNVYATNLPKEEYGHMTATVTSVANYVTSYADLYTRLGDETLATTFSSDGAVLQVVCELDTDSHTASGFAWSTAKGEKVDLEVGTLLEGSVITEEVPPITMLIPKLKEKFNME; encoded by the coding sequence ATGGCAAATGCATTATTTAGAAAAAAGTCTCTGGACAGGTTGTCATCCCCAGAGCAGCTGGACAAAATGATTGTGGTTAATTCCCCCATGACCTGGCTTGCCCTCATAGCAGGGGTTCTTGTTATAGCAGTTGTGGCCCTGTGGGGAGTGATAGGACGTGTGCCGATCACTGAGGAGGGGAAAGGGATTCTGCTGACAGAGAGTACTCTGACGTCTGTTTATGCCAAGACACAGGGCGTTGTGACTAATACGTATGTCAGCAGCGGTGATTACGTAGAAGAAGGGGATGTTCTCTATGAGGTGGGCAGTACGGAAGTCGTACAGGCAATCAAGCAGATACAGAAACGGATAGAGGATGTGGAGGCAGTTACATATGATTCCGAGAATGACGTTGTGACTTCTGACAATCAGGCTTTGATTGAAATTAAAGGAAATAAACTAGCATTATCTCTGGATACAGAGGCAAGCGAGACGGCCCTGGCCGCCCTTAGGGCAGAATATGAGCAGGCTCAGGCAGAGACAGCCAGGCTGAAAGCGGAGATGGAGGCAGCGGCAGATGCATATTATAATGCTTTGGCCTCTGACAATAGTTCTTCAGTGGAGTATGACTATTCTGCAGCAGCAGAAGAATACCAGGCGGCAGAGTCCGCCTATCAGGCAGCAGAGGCAGCCTACGGGGCGCAGCCGGACAATGAGGAGCTGAAAGCGCAGACGGAGGAGGCCGGGCGTATCAGGGATGAAAAAAAAGCGGCTTATGAGGAGAAAAAAGCTGCATATGAAAATTATGTAGGCAGCGCAGGAAGCACTGCTGCAGACAGAACAGCGAAATCAAACGCATATAACACTGCGCTCAGCCAATACACGACGGCAAAAAGTAAAGAAGAATCCATCAGCTCAGAGATAAAGACTATGGAGGTACAGCTATCAGGGGAAGCTTCGGCAGAGAGTGTACAGAAGGAAACACTCAAGAGCCAGTTTGACTCTACGAAAGAAGCCACTCTTGACCAGCTCAACACGGAACTTAAGAATTATGAGCAGCTCAAAGATGGGCAGGAGATTAAAGCCAGCGTATCAGGGACCGTTTATTCTACCTTTGCAACCAATGGCTCTACAGTTGCCATAGATATGGAGATGGCAAGAATCAGCCAGCAGGATATGGACAGCAATGGAAAACTCCAGGCCATTTATTTCATGTCTCTTGCCGAGGGGAAGAATGTAAGGGAGGGAATGAAAGTAAATGTATATGCCACAAACCTCCCAAAAGAGGAATATGGGCATATGACGGCGACAGTTACATCGGTAGCGAATTATGTCACTTCCTACGCAGATCTTTATACCCGCCTTGGGGATGAGACCCTGGCCACCACATTCAGTTCCGATGGGGCCGTCCTGCAAGTGGTGTGTGAACTGGATACAGATTCCCACACTGCCAGTGGATTTGCATGGTCTACTGCAAAAGGGGAGAAAGTGGATCTGGAAGTAGGTACTCTGCTGGAGGGAAGTGTGATTACAGAGGAGGTTCCGCCGATCACTATGTTGATTCCCAAGCTGAAAGAAAAATTCAACATGGAATAG
- a CDS encoding STAS domain-containing protein, translating to MKIKMMKEGNALTINLEGRLDTGTAPELEQKLGESLDGIEKLYMDFACLDYVSSAGLRVLLATQKTMNNQGEMVLQNVNDNIMEVFEMTGFIDILTIE from the coding sequence ATGAAAATCAAAATGATGAAAGAGGGAAATGCACTGACGATTAACCTGGAAGGAAGGCTTGATACGGGAACGGCCCCGGAGCTGGAGCAGAAATTAGGAGAGTCGCTGGATGGCATAGAGAAGCTGTATATGGATTTTGCATGTCTGGATTATGTATCCTCTGCAGGATTAAGAGTGCTTCTTGCCACCCAGAAGACTATGAACAATCAGGGGGAGATGGTTCTGCAGAATGTAAATGACAACATTATGGAAGTCTTTGAAATGACGGGTTTCATAGACATACTAACAATTGAATAG
- a CDS encoding CPBP family intramembrane glutamic endopeptidase has product MGEKREITRAAAVWCGLMLSYLASGLLQLLWPGIPFVIVVNILFTILCFALVKGKGEGRETLGFDRGRLVPSCLAGLAWSAVIVAVNGIIPGILRGGELSPLGSIVPNLVYFMALISFPEEVIFRGYLLGRLESVMEGKYGAVILSGVLFMLLHIPYQAVVSGNFLELLLNGYGMTLVMTFVWHIVFCILLKKTGAIYGAVLFHGFMDWSNGLFL; this is encoded by the coding sequence ATGGGAGAAAAGAGGGAAATAACCCGCGCGGCGGCAGTCTGGTGCGGCCTGATGCTGTCTTATCTGGCAAGCGGCCTCCTGCAGCTTTTATGGCCGGGAATACCATTTGTGATTGTGGTAAATATCCTTTTTACTATCCTCTGTTTTGCCCTTGTAAAGGGAAAGGGGGAGGGCCGGGAAACCCTTGGGTTTGACCGGGGCAGGCTTGTGCCGTCCTGCCTGGCGGGACTGGCCTGGTCGGCGGTGATTGTAGCTGTCAATGGTATTATACCGGGAATACTCAGAGGAGGGGAACTATCCCCCCTGGGGAGTATAGTGCCTAATCTTGTATATTTTATGGCTCTGATATCCTTTCCCGAGGAAGTGATTTTCAGGGGATACCTGCTGGGCCGCCTGGAAAGTGTGATGGAAGGTAAGTATGGGGCGGTTATATTGAGCGGAGTGCTGTTCATGCTGCTGCATATTCCCTACCAGGCCGTGGTGAGCGGCAATTTTCTGGAGCTTTTACTGAATGGGTACGGCATGACGCTGGTTATGACCTTTGTATGGCATATTGTCTTTTGTATTCTTTTAAAGAAGACAGGGGCAATTTATGGAGCAGTATTGTTCCATGGTTTTATGGACTGGAGCAACGGACTGTTTTTATAA